A region of the Terriglobia bacterium genome:
ACGGCGTTGCCGCAGATCCGATCTATTTGGATGTTTCGGTCTCGCCGGGCAAGAGAAAAACCCTGCCCGTCGAAACGACTCGTCATGCCTTTGCCTATGTCTTCGGCGGGAGTGGAAAATTCTGCAACGCGTCAGACCCCTTGGCTGTGCCCACTGAAACGGTGAAGTGGCTCGACACGAACCCACCCGTCGAGGCTGACAACCGTTCGTTGATCCTCTTCGATTGCGGCGATGAGGTCACAGTGCAAGCCTCGGACGACGGTATTCGTTTCCTCCTCGTCTCAGGAAAACCGCTGGAGGAGCCGGTCGCATGGTACGGTCCAATCGTGATGAACACACAGGAACAACTCCGCCAAGCGTTTACCGAATTGCAGCAGGGTACGTTCCTTAAGGACAAGCGCTAGTCCAATCCGGACTTCCGGGTGCACCGTGGCGATCAGGCCCTGTCATCAAGCCATCCAGAAACTCGCATACATTCTCTGGGAGATGCGCGGCCGCCCTGAAGGCGACCCAGAGGCGGACTGGATAGCCGCCGAGCGCGAGTTTACCGACGCACTCAATGATGGCCGCTTGGACGGCTTCG
Encoded here:
- a CDS encoding DUF2934 domain-containing protein is translated as MAIRPCHQAIQKLAYILWEMRGRPEGDPEADWIAAEREFTDALNDGRLDGFDQAYVNNTATAGQLRRSLGSSVAEPGRIPCLPQNDNLNPPKTSLSGPG